A genomic segment from Lagenorhynchus albirostris chromosome X, mLagAlb1.1, whole genome shotgun sequence encodes:
- the XPNPEP2 gene encoding xaa-Pro aminopeptidase 2, which translates to MALAPWGCCPWLVLLCACAWGRPKSLDLREDVRNCSSSPPYLPVTVVNTTAQLTALRQQMHTQDVSAYIVPDTDAHMSEYIGDYDKRRAWITGFTGSAGVAVVTMGKAALWTDSRYWTQAERQMDCNWELHKEVGTTPVVTWLLTEVPIGGRVGFDPFLFSINSWESYNVALQDSDRELVSITVNLVDLLWGSERPPVPSEPIYALQEAFTGSSWQEKVSGIRSQMKKHREAPTAVLLSALDETAWLFNLRSSDIPYNPFFYSYTLLTDSSIRLFANKSRFSSKTLQYLNSGCTDSMCVQLEDYGQVRDSVQAYTSGAVKIWIGTSYTSYGLYEVIPKEKLIADTYSPVMVTKAVKNSKEQTLLRASHVRDAVAVIRYLVWLEENVPKGTVDEFSGAELLEKFRGEEEFFSGSSFETISASGLNAALAHYSPTKELHRKLSSDEMYLLDSGGQYWDGTTDITRTVHWGTPSAFQKEAYTRVLIGNIDLSRLVFPAATSGRMVEAFARRALWDVGLNYGHGTGHGIGNFLCVHEWPVGFQSGNIAMAKGMFTSIEPGYYQDGEFGIRLEDVALVVEAKTKYPGTYLTFEVVSLVPYDRNLIDVSLLSPEQLQYLNRYYQTIREKVGPELQRRQLLKEFSWLQRHAEPLASRAAPTASLAPLMTVSALTILSWSV; encoded by the exons ATGGCCCTGGCTCCCTGGGGATGCTGCCCCTGGCTTGTCCTCCTCTGTG CTTGTGCCTGGGGCCGCCCAAAGTCACTGGACCTGAGAGAGGATGTGAGAAACTGTTCAAGCAGCCCTCCG TACCTTCCAGTTACTGTGGTCAATACCACAGCGCAGCTCACAGCCCTCCGCCAGCAGATGCACACCCAGGATGTCTCTGCCTACATCGTCCCGGACACGGATGCTCACATG AGCGAGTACATCGGCGACTATGACAAGAGGCGTGCGTGGATTACAGGCTTTACAGGGTCTGCAG GAGTCGCCGTGGTGACCATGGGGAAAGCCGCTCTCTGGACCGACAGCCGCTACTGGACCCAGGCTGAGCGGCAGATGGACTGCAACTGGGAGCTCCATAAGGAAG TTGGCACTACTCCTGTTGTCACCTGGCTCCTCACCGAGGTTCCTATTGGAGGGCGTGTGGGCTTCgaccccttcctcttctccatca ATTCCTGGGAGAGTTACAACGTGGCCCTCCAAGACTCTGACAGAGAGCTGGTGTCCATCACCGTCAACCTTGTGGACCTGCTGTGGGGGTCAGAGAGGCCTCCGGTGCCAAGTGAGCCCATCTATGCCCTGCAGGAGGCATTCACAG GAAGCAGCTGGCAGGAGAAAGTATCTGGCATCCGAAGCCAGATGAAGAAGCATCGTGAGGCCCCAACTGCCGTGCTTCTGTCCGCACTTGATGAGACGGCCT GGCTCTTCAACCTTCGCAGCAGTGACATCCCTTATAACCCCTTCTTCTATTCCTACACGCTGCTCACTGACTCCTCCATCAG GTTATTTGCAAACAAGAGTCGCTTTAGCTCCAAGACCCTGCAGTACCTGAACTCTGGCTGCACGGATTCCATGTGTGTGCAACTCGAAGATTACGGCCAAGTCCGTGACAGCGTCCAGGCTTACACCTCAGGAGCCGTGAAGATCTGGATCGGGACCAGCTACACCTCGTATGGGCTCTATGAAGTGATACCCAAG GAGAAACTCATAGCAGACACCTACTCCCCAGTGATGGTAACCAAGGCGGTGAAAAACAGCAAGGAGCAGACCCTCCTCAGGGCCAGCCAT GTGCGGGACGCTGTGGCTGTGATCCGATACTTGGTCTGGCTGGAGGAGAacgtgcccaaaggcaccgtggaTGAGTTCTCAGGGGCAGAGCTGCTGGAGAAGTTCCGAGG AGAAGAAGAGTTCTTCTCCGGATCCAGTTTTGAAACCATCTCTGCTAGTGGCCTGAATGCTGCCCTGGCCCACTACAG ccccaccaAGGAGCTGCACCGCAAGCTGTCCTCAGATGAGATGTACCTGCTGGATTCCGGGGGACAATACTG GGACGGGACAACAGACATCACCAGAACAGTCCACTGGGGCACCCCCTCTGCTTTCCAAAAG GAGGCGTACACCCGCGTGTTGATAGGAAATATTGATCTCTCCAGACTCGTCTTCCCAGCTGCTACATCAG GGCGAATGGTGGAGGCCTTTGCCCGCAGAGCCCTGTGGGATGTTGGCCTCAATTATGGTCATGGGACAGGCCACGGCATTGGCAACTTCCTGTGTGTGCACGAAT GGCCAGTGGGATTCCAGTCTGGCAACATTGCCATGGCCAAGGGCATGTTCACTTCCATCG AACCTGGTTACTATCAGGATGGAGAATTTGGGATCCGTCTTGAAGATGTGGCCCTTGTGGTAGAAGCAAAGACCAAG TACCCAGGGACCTACCTGACATTTGAAGTGGTGTCGTTGGTGCCCTATGACCGGAACCTCATCGACGTCAGCCTGCTGTCCCCCGAGCAG CTCCAGTACCTGAACCGCTACTACCAGACCATCCGCGAAAAGGTGGGCCCCGAGCTCCAGCGGCGCCAGCTGCTGAAGGAGTTCTCCTGGCTACAGCGGCACGCGGAGCCCCTGGCCTCCAGGGCAGCGCCCACTGCCTCCTTGGCCCCTCTGATGACAGTCTCTGCTCTCACCATCCTCAGCTGGAGTGTCTAG